The following coding sequences are from one Myxococcus guangdongensis window:
- a CDS encoding HpcH/HpaI aldolase/citrate lyase family protein — translation MKFTRYCRSILFTPALVVDRFARGQQSGADISLVDLEDSVAASHKDTARQQAEAFFSAPKGPSRRAIRINTVTRPEGLKDLLALRHYAVKPDAVLVPKVESPRDLEIVEQVLGASCSQVDLLALVETPRGVENVHAIACATPRLKALVFGSADYSFSIGASLSWEPLYYARSRLVAAARAANVQVVDSPLFDMSDVEGLRRECQLARSMGFSGKAAVHPRQVEVINQAFSPDEHTLRKARTIVQESQARDFNICVVEGTMMGAPFVEAARRTLEEFGPREADSPARSL, via the coding sequence ATGAAGTTCACCCGGTATTGCCGCTCCATCCTGTTCACTCCCGCGCTCGTCGTGGACCGCTTCGCCCGAGGGCAGCAGTCCGGCGCGGACATCAGCCTGGTGGACCTGGAGGACTCCGTGGCCGCCAGCCACAAGGACACGGCCCGCCAGCAGGCGGAGGCGTTCTTCTCCGCGCCCAAGGGCCCCAGCCGCCGCGCCATCCGCATCAACACCGTCACCCGACCGGAGGGGCTCAAGGACCTGCTCGCCCTGCGTCACTACGCCGTCAAGCCGGACGCGGTGCTGGTGCCCAAGGTGGAGTCTCCCCGGGACTTGGAGATCGTCGAGCAGGTGCTCGGCGCCAGCTGCTCGCAGGTGGACCTGCTCGCCCTGGTGGAGACCCCGCGCGGCGTGGAGAACGTGCACGCCATCGCCTGCGCGACGCCCAGGCTCAAGGCGCTGGTGTTCGGCTCGGCGGACTACTCCTTCAGCATCGGCGCGTCGCTCTCCTGGGAGCCTCTGTACTACGCGCGCTCCCGGCTGGTCGCCGCAGCGCGCGCCGCCAACGTGCAGGTGGTCGACTCGCCGCTGTTCGACATGTCCGACGTGGAGGGCCTGCGCCGCGAGTGTCAGCTCGCCCGGAGCATGGGCTTCAGCGGCAAGGCCGCCGTGCACCCGCGCCAGGTGGAGGTCATCAACCAGGCGTTCTCCCCGGACGAACACACGCTGCGCAAGGCGCGGACCATCGTCCAGGAGAGCCAGGCCCGCGACTTCAATATCTGCGTGGTGGAGGGGACCATGATGGGTGCCCCGTTCGTCGAGGCGGCCAGGCGCACACTCGAGGAGTTCGGCCCCCGAGAGGCCGACAGCCCGGCGCGCTCCCTCTGA
- a CDS encoding aminotransferase class I/II-fold pyridoxal phosphate-dependent enzyme produces the protein METSNEQSVLGPRRYRNNEKLIAVGDRGWQHAKDNGLIGIKVDFESNNRLADTTSGHEFMTLCSCSYLGLNHHPKILQGAIDALQEAGTNSLAMSTLRIRLKLMARLEEELRELYGCPTLPGVTCSALTAGILPLLASGHVTEDGQPRVMVFDRYCHFSMAYIKPICGDESLVLTSPHNDLNYLEDVCKKYPRVAYVADGAYSMGGLIALEGLLQLQERYGLFLYIDDSHSLALTGERGEGYVRSRLKMNPLTMVVASLAKAFGSSGGIAMLGSEKSFDFLYRNAGPLAWSQNLQMPSVGASLASIALHHTPELRELQGRLARNIQLFDSRFPSPNAGNGMPIRLIQVGEEARAIRLSSELYQRGYYCSAVFFPVVARGEAGVRVMMRADMSEEQVRVFCDDVQDILSRF, from the coding sequence ATGGAAACGAGCAACGAGCAGAGCGTCTTGGGTCCCCGCCGCTATCGCAACAACGAGAAGCTCATCGCCGTGGGGGACCGTGGCTGGCAGCACGCCAAGGACAACGGGCTCATCGGCATCAAGGTGGACTTCGAGTCGAACAACCGGCTCGCCGACACCACGTCGGGCCACGAGTTCATGACGCTCTGCTCATGCTCGTACCTGGGCCTCAACCACCACCCGAAGATCCTCCAGGGCGCCATCGACGCGCTCCAGGAGGCGGGCACCAACAGCCTGGCCATGTCCACGCTGCGCATCCGCCTGAAGCTCATGGCGCGGCTGGAAGAGGAGCTGCGCGAGCTCTACGGCTGCCCCACCCTGCCCGGCGTCACCTGCAGCGCCCTGACGGCGGGCATCCTCCCACTGCTCGCCTCCGGCCACGTCACCGAGGACGGCCAGCCGCGCGTCATGGTGTTCGACCGCTACTGTCACTTCTCCATGGCCTACATCAAGCCCATCTGCGGCGATGAGAGCCTGGTGCTGACCAGCCCGCACAACGACCTCAACTACCTGGAGGACGTCTGCAAGAAGTACCCGCGCGTGGCCTACGTCGCCGACGGTGCCTACTCCATGGGCGGCCTCATCGCGCTGGAGGGGCTGCTCCAGCTCCAGGAGCGCTACGGCCTGTTCCTCTACATCGATGACTCGCACTCGCTCGCGCTGACGGGTGAGCGCGGCGAGGGCTACGTCCGCTCGCGGCTGAAGATGAATCCCCTGACGATGGTGGTCGCCTCGCTGGCCAAGGCCTTCGGCAGCTCCGGCGGCATCGCCATGCTGGGCAGCGAGAAGAGCTTCGACTTCCTCTACCGGAACGCGGGGCCGCTGGCCTGGTCGCAGAACCTCCAGATGCCGTCGGTGGGCGCGTCGCTCGCCAGCATCGCGCTTCACCACACGCCGGAGCTGCGCGAGCTGCAGGGACGGCTCGCGCGCAACATCCAGCTCTTCGACAGCCGCTTCCCCTCCCCCAACGCAGGCAACGGGATGCCCATCCGCCTCATCCAGGTGGGCGAGGAGGCGCGCGCCATCCGCCTGTCCTCGGAGCTGTACCAGCGGGGCTACTACTGCTCGGCGGTGTTCTTCCCCGTCGTCGCCCGGGGCGAGGCGGGGGTGCGCGTGATGATGCGCGCGGACATGAGCGAGGAGCAGGTCCGCGTCTTCTGCGACGACGTGCAGGACATCCTCTCCCGCTTCTGA